Proteins encoded within one genomic window of Triticum aestivum cultivar Chinese Spring chromosome 2D, IWGSC CS RefSeq v2.1, whole genome shotgun sequence:
- the LOC123051430 gene encoding probable galacturonosyltransferase 7 — translation MKDSVVKRLKDQLFVARSYYPSIAKLQGQEALTHEMKQNIQDHERVLSASAVDADLPSFINKKIEQMEHTIAKAKSCTVECHNVVRKLRQILDMTDDEAHFHMKQSAFLYNLGSQTLPKTHHCFSMRLTLEYFKSPSLDSDVYPARKFNTPNHRHYVILSKNVLAASVVINSTVINSKEPANNVFHILTDAQNFYGMKYWFARNSYKKAPIHVVNYEEMVLEKLPKFSMRELYLSEEFRVLIRSTERPTEQTRIEYLSLFSHSHFFIPEIFKDLKKVVVLDDDVVVQRDLSFLWKLDMGDKVNGAVEFCGVRLGQVRNLLGKTKYDPKSCAWMSGVNVINLDKWRKHKVTENYLLLLKQVKKKDEVSLREAAFSLSLLSFQNLVYPLDGRSTLSGLGYDYGIDPEVAQSSAALHYNGNMKPWLELGILDYKIYWRRFLTREDRFMDECNVNP, via the exons ATGAAGGATTCAGTAGTGAAAAGACTAAAAGACCAACTATTCGTGGCCCGCTCATACTATCCAAGCATTGCCAAACTTCAAGGACAGGAGGCACTTACTCATGAAATGAAGCAAAATATACAAGACCATGAGAGGGTTCTCAGTGCATCTGCTGTTGATGCTGATCTACCATCCTT TATCAACAAGAAGATAGAGCAGATGGAGCACACAATAGCAAAAGCGAAATCATGCACTGTGGAATGCCACAATGTTGTCAGGAAGCTTCGGCAGATACTTGATATGACCGATGATGAAGCTCATTTTCATATGAAGCAGAGTGCATTCCTCTACAATCTTGGTTCTCAGACATTGCCAAAAACTCACCACTGTTTCTCTATGAGGTTGACATTGGAATATTTCAAATCCCCTTCATTGGATTCTGATGTTTATCCGGCTCGCAAGTTCAATACCCCAAACCACAGGCACTATGTTATACTATCTAAGAATGTCCTTGCAGCTTCTGTTGTCATCAACTCAACAGTTATCAATTCTAAG GAGCCAGCAAACAATGTTTTTCATATCCTAACTGATGCTCAAAACTTCTATGGCATGAAATACTGGTTTGCCAGAAATTCATACAAGAAGGCACCTATCCATGTCGTGAACTATGAAGAAATGGTTTTAGAGAAGCTACCAAAGTTTAGTATGCGAGAGCTGTATTTGTCTGAGGAGTTTCGTGTTCTCATCAGGAGCACCGAGCGGCCCACTGAGCAGACAAGAATAGAGTACTTGTCATTGTTCAGCCATTCACATTTCTTTATTCCTGAAATATTCAAGGATCTAAAAAAGGTAGTTGTATTGGATGATGATGTGGTTGTTCAACGTGATCTGTCTTTCTTGTGGAAACTTGATATGGGGGACAAGGTAAATGGTGCTGTTGAATTTTGTGGTGTAAGACTGGGTCAAGTGAGAAATCTCCTGGGTAAGACAAAGTATGATCCTAAATCATGTGCATGGATGTCTGGGGTGAATGTGATCAATTTGGATAAATGGAGGAAGCATAAAGTAACAGAGAATTACCTGCTGCTCCTTAAACAG GTCAAGAAAAAAGACGAGGTATCTCTGAGAGAAGCTGCCTTTTCTTTAAGCCTGTTGTCTTTTCAAAATCTCGTCTACCCTCTTGATGGGAGGTCGACTCTGTCTGGACTTGGATATGATTATGGAATCGATCCGGAGGTTGCACAGAGCTCTGCAGCGTTGCACTACAATGGCAATATGAAGCCTTGGCTTGAGTTAGGCATACTGGACTACAAGATATACTGGAGGAGGTTTCTCACTCGAGAAGATCGATTCATGGATGAGTGCAATGTAAATCCATAG
- the LOC123055616 gene encoding putative serpin-Z8 — protein MRIQRSRIGSTLQYKYPRTLAKTRDTNGSKIIRSVSDSKPSIDSIRYDRYDGLPRSRADEEASSAARRRRSLRCPRAGGAIRQPRAGPGRQARKQQPGLLAAVHLHRARARGRRRPRRHPDEILRVLGVPSRGELDAFVARAAGTALQDQSGSGGPGVAFACGVWSDMACPLKPGFRWAVVDGAYGAEASTVNFRGDPEGSRQLINAWAARATNNLIESVLGWNSVNENTRVVLGNAIYFKGKWDQPFHKSDTADASFRRAGGAGAVDVPFMQSRKRQFVAVHEGFKVLKLEYKMGEFSMCIFLPDADDGLRSLLDAIASRRGFLHEHLPAHKVDVGEFKVPRFKLSFHDSVVGVLNKLGLRLPFSEAADLSDMTEDDRSGLPLILSEVVHIAVIEVNEEGTRAAAATMCLMEEGCAARPRQPPPVVDFVSDHPFAYFIVDEGTGAVVFAGHVLDPSTQ, from the exons ATGAG aaTACAACGATCACGCATTGGTTCAACTCTGCAATACAAATACCCCAGAACCTTAGCAAAAACTCGTGACACCAACGGAAGCAAAATAATCAGATCCGTCAGCGATTCTAAACCCTCGATCGATTCGATACGATACGATAGATACGATGGACTTCCGAGGAGCCGAGCCGACGAGGAGGCATCATCGGCAGCCAGACGGCGGCGTAGTCTCCGGTGCCCAAGGGCTGGCGGCGCTATCCGCCAGCCTCGCGCGGGCCCTGGCCGACAAGCACGCAAACAGCAACCTGGTCTTCTCGCCGCTGTCCATCTACACCGCGCTCGCGCTcgtggccgccggcgcccgcggCGCCACCCTGACGAGATCCTCCGCGTCCTCGGCGTGCCATCCCGCGGCGAGCTCGACGCGTTCGTCGCGCGCGCGGCGGGGACCGCGCTGCAGGACCAGTCGGGCTCCGGCGGCCCGGGCGTGGCGTTCGCGTGCGGCGTCTGGAGCGACATGGCGTGCCCGCTGAAGCCCGGGTTCCGCTGGGCCGTCGTCGACGGCGCGTACGGTGCCGAGGCCTCCACCGTCAACTTCCGCGGCGACCCCGAGGGGTCGCGCCAGCTGATCAACGCGTGGGCGGCGCGCGCCACCAACAACCTGATCGAGTCCGTGCTCGGCTGGAACTCGGTGAACGAGAACACGCGCGTCGTGCTCGGCAACGCCATCTACTTCAAGGGCAAGTGGGATCAGCCCTTCCACAAGAGCGACACCGCCGACGCGTCGTTCCGCCGggccggcggcgccggcgccgtcgACGTGCCCTTCATGCAGAGCAGGAAGAGGCAGTTCGTGGCTGTGCACGAGGGGTTCAAGGTGCTCAAGCTCGAGTACAAGATGGGGGAA TTCTCCATGTGCATCTTCCTCCCGGACGCCGACGACGGCCTGCGCAGCCTGCTCGACGCGATTGCTTCCCGGCGGGGATTCTTGCACGAGCACCTGCCTGCTCACAAGGTGGACGTCGGTGAGTTCAAGGTGCCCAGGTTCAAGCTCTCCTTCCACGACAGCGTCGTCGGCGTCCTCAACAAGCTGGGCCTCCGCCTGCCGTTCAGCGAGGCGGCCGACCTGTCCGACATGACGGAGGACGACCGCTCCGGCCTCCCGCTGATCCTTAGCGAGGTCGTCCACATAGCGGTCATCGAGGTGAACGAGGAGGGCACCAGGGCCGCGGCCGCCACCATGTGTCTTATGGAGGAGGGGTGCGCTGCCAGGCCGAGGCAACCGCCACCGGTGGTGGATTTTGTCTCCGATCATCCGTTTGCCTACTTCATTGTGGACGAGGGGACCGGCGCCGTCGTCTTCGCCGGCCATGTCCTCGATCCCTCGACACAATAG